A region of the Polynucleobacter sp. MWH-Braz-FAM2G genome:
CGAAACCGAATAACCAGCCCCCAGCTGGAACATCCTTCAAAGCAGCCTTCATCTTTTGAATCAAGGTTTCTTTGGTATCGTAAGGTAATGTGAAATTGCTTAAGTTCAAACCTATACCTTCAAAAACTGAGGTCACAATAATATGTACGTGTGGCTCCACGAAACCCGGCATTAATGTTTGACCTTTGAGATCTACCACCCTGGTGTTATCTGCTTGCCATTCTTTAGTAACAGCATCTTTAGAGCCAACCGCAACGATCTTGCCGTTTTGAACAGCAAGAGCTTGCACTTCTTCATTCTTAGCATTAACTGTCAAAATTGGACCACCATAAAAAATAGTGTCAGCATTGCCTTTAGCAAATACCAATGCGCATTGCGCCATGAGTAATGCTGAGAGTAGTTTTGGTGTGAAACTCATATTTAAATCCCCTTTTTTAAACACTACTGTTAGCCACAACTTTATCTAATAGATTAGCCAGGACATTACACATATTAAATACTGCCACAAATAAGATACATAAAAAAACCACCCAAGAGAGTGGCTTTTTTACATTTAGCTGATGAGATTATTTCAATATAACTAGGGTTGCTGTAGCACGTGCACCCCAGCCTGATGGACCACCCGGAGTATTACTTACGTAATACATTGGGCCACCACCAATTGAAATTGGCACGCCGTCAATCACAAACAACTTAGAAACACCAGCATAAAGTGGGTTAGATGTGCGATGCGTATCGTAGTTATAGAGCGCTTCCATGTTAACGGTAGCAGTCCATGCCGTTTTGGTTGTATAGGCGACAAACGGTTGTCCGTACAAATTATTTTGCGTACCGTATGCGGGATTGCCGCCCACATTCCAAGATTGATAGCCTAGCAATCCATAAGTCCATGGGCCTTCACGATTTAGAACAACAGCAGTCACACCCGCACCGGTTTGCTGTGAACCAAAATGGCCGCTATTGCCCGATGGAGATTGTGCATAAGGGCCAATACCCCAAATCCATGAGGAGTTGGTATTAGGAGCGTAGAAAGACTCAAGGGTCACGCTGGCAATGCCGTAAGCAGAGTAAGAGCGTCCTGGCGCATATTGCACACTAGTCTCGCGCACACCCGCCACAATTGGACGAACAATGAATGTATCGCCACCACCTAAATTAAAGGGCATGACTGGCTGGAAGAGCAATGTCTGCTCAGAGCCGCCTTGGTTCAAGCCAACACCACGATTGAACTCATACTGCAATGGCACTGAGATCATATTAGCGATCGGGTTGGCCAACTTCTTAGCAATATCAACGCTATCAACCGCAGGTTTTGGCGCTGGCAGCTCGCCAGATTTTTCAGCGGCCACAGTCCCTGCGCGAGCAGGAATTTCTTGTGCAAATGCTGCGGATATACAGACAAAAACCGCAGTGCCGGTCAGGACTAACTGAAGAGTACGTTTCATAAGAATCTATAAATTAAAAATGGAAAGTCGCGGATAACTGCGGACCTTGAAAGGTTGTCTTTTGAAGTAGGCCTGCGCCATTGGTTTTTGAACTACTCATGTCATAGTAAAGGGTACGATAAACCAAGGAAACATCAACCCATTTCTCAAACGTCTTACCAATACCTGCCATTGCTTGCCACGTAAGATTAGTCGTGCCACCGCCACTGCCGATATCAGCATAAAATGGGATGTACCATGAAGAACCTGCAATACGGTAGCGCCCCTTAAAGCCCGCAATTGGATCGGTTGTGCTAACAGACTTAGAGTCGCTTAAAGAATAATGCGTGCCATCAAGCGCAAGGTTGATGGTTGCAGTAATACTAATCCAACGAACTCCTAATAAGCCATCAACGGTAGCATCTAGAGTGCTTAAAAGGTTATAGGTTGCTGCACCAGTTAAAAAAGTTTGCTGAACAGTAGGCTTCAAGCCCAATCTAAAGTTGTAACCTGGCGCTGGAGTTACTGATACTGTGTCAGTCTTTTGTAAGGTAGCACTAACTAAGTCCGCCATTATTCCCCAATTACCATAATGAGCCTCTCCAGCAATCATCCCTCCAGACTTTAGATTGCTGATGATCTTATCCATATTCACATCTGCAGTACTTAAGTATTGGCCTTTGTAATTGAGTGTTGAGCTTACATTAGGCCCCCATACATACGGTGTTAAATCAAATGTCCACTCATTTGCGATCTTGGGGATTGGGGTAAGTTGCTCATCTGCGTGCGCCATACTTATAGGCCCAATTAATGCGCATACAAAAAAAAGGGTAATCAGGATTTTCTTATTCATAAAAGTACAAGTAAGGTTGGGTTAATTAAAATTTGGATTGAAATATAGAATTCTTAGAAGTATCAAATTAATTATTGAAAGCGCTCACCATCGAAATTGTGGAGATGATACCTAGGCAAAAGAAAATACAGTCTGAGGGACTGTATTTGATATGCAAATTCAAGTGCGTCAGTCGATATCATCAGGGTTTGAGATCAAGCTCAATCAAATAACTCTGAATTATGCTCTTAAATTGGGGTGAAATTGGCAAATTAAGACCCTCTCAATCATTCTTACAATTTCCTACAAGCGCTTGTGGAATTAGCCCAGCACTGAGCTGAGACAAAGCCTTAAAAATTGAATGAGATCTTGGCGTAACTCGACCAGTCATATTGCCGGTAGGTTTGTACTAGTTGCTTACTACCACCTATCGCAACTACCCAATTTTTATCTAAACGATGGGTGACCATGGCATCAATCGGCACAAACCACCCTCCGCCAGCGGAGTTATATGCCATGCCATTTTCATCCCAAAAACGGAGCATCGTGTTTGGCGTAAGCTCAAAACCGATTGTGGGGAATATCTGCAATTTTCTCAACAATGGAGGTTGATTGGGATTAACGCTGGGACTATTATTTTTTGTGTCAAAACCATACATGTAACGCAGTAAAGGCGAGAAGTCTGTTACGTGCAGAAGGCTGTCCACTTCTGGGGTGAATGTCCACCCCAATTGAGGTCCAACAGCCCATTGTCCGTTATTGCCAAATGGAAAAATGACGCGGCCTCCAAAGAGCGCATGCAATGGTTTTAAAAAGGTGTGATCTTGCCCCCAAACAGTCAACATTGTATTGCCGGCACTGTACTGGCCAGAGCCATTGGGCGCGGTTAAGGAATTGAAATTAGAAACGACTGAGGTATCTAAACGCACACGACCGCGCCAAGAGTCATACTCTAAGGGGTTGTAATAACGCAATGTAAGTGTATTTACGTAGTTATCGCTACCGTCGTAATTGTGATAAGCCCAAAACTCAAGCACTCTACTGTCAGCCAACTGCTGAGAATCATTATCGAATTTTGAAATCGGAACTAATAAATCTTCAGCATGCGAAAACGAAATTAAGGAGGAGAGCAGAAGAAATAAAAAAAATTTCATTATTAGATTTTTATTAATTTACGGCGTAAGTATTGCATTCTTTACTTACATTACTTTTGCTAAATACAGGATTTTAAGTTCTACAAGAATTTACTCTAACTCGCTGAACACTAAATTGACGGCGACTTTGACAATCTTTTTCCACCACCTTATTCAAAAAATTAGATGTAGAAAGGCTTTTACCTATCAAATATTAATTATCTAATTTTTCGATCATAAATATCTAATTTATTCATTAGACAAATAAACAACTCAGGTTCAAAATCCATACAGTTGTATTAGCAAACAAAAGATTGATTAACCAAAACAAGGAGCACAGTATGTCCATTATCAATACCGCAGTTCAGCCATTTAAAACCGAAGCTTTCCACAACGGTAAGTTCGTAACCGTTACTGACGAAACCCTCAAGGGCCATTGGTCAGTATTGATTTTCATGCCAGCAGCATTTACTTTTAACTGCCCAACCGAAATCGAAGACGCAGCAGAAAACTATGCTGAGTTTCAGAAATTGGGCGCTGAAGTGTATATCGTCACTACTGATACTCATTTTTCTCACAAAGTTTGGCACGAAACTTCACCTGCAGTAGGAAAGGCTAAGTTCCCACTCGTTGGCGATCCAACACACACTTTGACAAATGCTTTTGGCGTACATATTCCTGAAGCAGGTTTAGCACTGCGTGGCACATTCATCATCAATCCTGAAGGCATTATCAAGACTGCAGAAATTCATTCCAATGAAATCGCACGTGATGTTTCAGAAACATTGCGTAAGTTAAAAGCTGCTCAGTACACAGCCGCTCACCCAGGTGAAGTATGCCCAGCGAAGTGGAAGGAAGGCGCTGCAACATTGACTCCTTCTTTAGACCTCGTAGGCAAGATCTAAGGTAGTTCACTCATCCATAGACTCTCTTCGGAGAGTCTATTGGAGAGGAAGCCATCCTGCCCAATAGACTCACCTAAACAAATAGTTAAGGAAATATCATGCTCGATACCAACATCAAATCTCAATTAAAGATTTATTTTGAAAAGATCGTTAGCCCAATTGTTTTAACAGCAACCGTTGATAACGGTGATAGCTCTCAGCAGATGCTCGAACTGTTAAATGAAGTAGCCGAGCAATCGGACAAAATTACTATCAAAACCGATGGCAAGAGCGATCACATCCCAAGCTTTACCGTCAGCAAAGTAGATCAAGCAGCTCGCATTACCTTCGCAGGTTTGCCAATGGGTCATGAAATGACTTCTTTTATCTTGGCAATTTTGCAAGCGAGTGGTTACCCAGCAAAAGTTGAGCAAGACGTGATTGATCGAATCATCAAGTTAGACAGCAAGCTCCACTTCCAAACCTTTATTTCTTTGTCTTGCCACAACTGCCCTGATGTCGTGCAGGCACTGAACTTGATGGCGGCATTAAATCCAAACGTCACTCATGAAATGGTGGACGGCGCTTTATATCAAAACTTGGTAGATCAATACCAGATCATGGCTGTACCAACAGTCATCCTAAATGGCGAAGTCTTTGGTCAGGGTCG
Encoded here:
- the ahpC gene encoding alkyl hydroperoxide reductase subunit C → MSIINTAVQPFKTEAFHNGKFVTVTDETLKGHWSVLIFMPAAFTFNCPTEIEDAAENYAEFQKLGAEVYIVTTDTHFSHKVWHETSPAVGKAKFPLVGDPTHTLTNAFGVHIPEAGLALRGTFIINPEGIIKTAEIHSNEIARDVSETLRKLKAAQYTAAHPGEVCPAKWKEGAATLTPSLDLVGKI